A single Anopheles maculipalpis chromosome 3RL, idAnoMacuDA_375_x, whole genome shotgun sequence DNA region contains:
- the LOC126564621 gene encoding WD repeat domain phosphoinositide-interacting protein 2-like isoform X2 produces MSDISQKCFGKNGGFSISFNQDYTSLSVVSRTGYRLFSLASVDRVDEIFCSHDEDTKIAERLFSSSLVAVVTASEPNKLKVCHFKKGAEICNYGYPSEILSVKLNRSRLVVCLVDSIYIHNIRDMRLLHSIKNMAPNPAGLCTLSLLSHLAYPVSTECGELQIFDAANQMRRLKLRAHDSPLSALNFSYNGVLLATASEKGTVIRVFCVKNGQKVHEFRRGVKRHVSIGSLNFSTCASFVVASSNTETVHIFRIDPKAIEQAERRQSIAVDVAAGNNASSSSDDDESNGSDPSSTAAAGGGGWGMGFLAKAVTSYLPTNVVTDVFTQDRAYATIQLAEAGLRYECVMAKLEKETRLLLACEDGFLYIYSFEDSKGGECKLIRAHDLRTPLHGITEVDIVGNENDENTNSLNVTNMTKSMLPAPGTYAGVLKGRPADRMSDSDWCHDLREAVEYPVKVTVPIYDEMQFPPVTPITVE; encoded by the exons ATCGCTTTCCGTGGTATCCAGGACGGGATATCGATTGTTTTCGTTAGCATCTGTTGATCGTGTCGATGAAATCTTCTGCAGTCATGACGAGGATACAAAGATTGCCGAGCGGCTGTTTAGTAGCAGCCTCGTTGCGGTTGTTACCGCTAGTGAACCGAACAAGCTTAAG GTGTGTCACTTCAAGAAGGGGGCGGAAATCTGCAACTACGGCTACCCGTCGGAGATCCTGTCGGTGAAACTGAACCGATCCCGGCTAGTGGTATGCCTCGTGGACAGTATTTACATTCACAACATCCGTGATATGAGACTGCTACATTCCATCAAGAACATGGCGCCGAATCCGGCCGGTCTGTGTACGCTCTCGCTACTATCGCACCTCGCCTATCCGGTGTCGACCGAGTGCGGCGAGCTGCAAATCTTCGATGCGGCCAACCAGATGCGCCGACTGAAGCTGCGGGCACACGATTCACCGCTGTCGGCGCTGAACTTCTCCTACAACGGCGTACTGCTGGCGACCGCTTCGGAGAAGGGTACCGTCATTCGGGTGTTTTGCGTGAAGAATGGCCAGAAGGTGCACGAGTTCCGACGGGGTGTGAAGCGGCACGTTAGCATCGGTTCGCTTAACTTTAGCACCTGTGCGAGCTTTGTCGTCGCGAGCTCGAACACGGAAACCGTACATATCTTCCGGATCGATCCGAAAGCAATCGAGCAGGCGGAACGTCGCCAGAGCATTGCGGTGGATGTTGCCGCCGGTAATAATGCTAGCAGCTCGAGCGATGATGACGAATCGAATGGAAGCGATCCGTCGAGTacggctgctgctggtggtggtggatgggGCATGGGATTTCTGGCGAAAGCCGTCACGAGCTACCTACCGACGAATGTCGTGACGGATGTGTTTACGCAGGACCGTGCGTACGCTACGATACAGCTGGCGGAGGCTGGACTTCGGTACGAGTGTGTGATGGCTAAACTGGAGAAGGAGACGCGCTTACTGTTGGCGTGCGAGGACGGTTTTCTGTACATTTACAGCTTCGAGGATTCGAAGGGTGGCGAATGTAAGCTCATTCGTGCGCATGATCTTCGTACGCCATTGCACGGCATTACCG AggttgacatcgttggcaatgaaaacgatgaaaataCAAACAGCCTGAACGTGACGAACATGACGAAATCGATGCTGCCCGCACCGGGCACGTATGCGGGCGTTCTGAAGGGACGTCCGGCCGACCGGATGTCAG ACTCCGACTGGTGTCATGATCTGCGCGAAGCGGTAGAGTACCCCGTAAAGGTGACGGTGCCGATCTACGATGAGATGCAGTTCCCACCGGTCACGCCGATCACCGTCGAATGA
- the LOC126564621 gene encoding WD repeat domain phosphoinositide-interacting protein 2-like isoform X1 has protein sequence MSDISQKCFGKNGGFSISFNQDYTSLSVVSRTGYRLFSLASVDRVDEIFCSHDEDTKIAERLFSSSLVAVVTASEPNKLKVCHFKKGAEICNYGYPSEILSVKLNRSRLVVCLVDSIYIHNIRDMRLLHSIKNMAPNPAGLCTLSLLSHLAYPVSTECGELQIFDAANQMRRLKLRAHDSPLSALNFSYNGVLLATASEKGTVIRVFCVKNGQKVHEFRRGVKRHVSIGSLNFSTCASFVVASSNTETVHIFRIDPKAIEQAERRQSIAVDVAAGNNASSSSDDDESNGSDPSSTAAAGGGGWGMGFLAKAVTSYLPTNVVTDVFTQDRAYATIQLAEAGLRYECVMAKLEKETRLLLACEDGFLYIYSFEDSKGGECKLIRAHDLRTPLHGITEVDIVGNENDENTNSLNVTNMTKSMLPAPGTYAGVLKGRPADRMSADSDWCHDLREAVEYPVKVTVPIYDEMQFPPVTPITVE, from the exons ATCGCTTTCCGTGGTATCCAGGACGGGATATCGATTGTTTTCGTTAGCATCTGTTGATCGTGTCGATGAAATCTTCTGCAGTCATGACGAGGATACAAAGATTGCCGAGCGGCTGTTTAGTAGCAGCCTCGTTGCGGTTGTTACCGCTAGTGAACCGAACAAGCTTAAG GTGTGTCACTTCAAGAAGGGGGCGGAAATCTGCAACTACGGCTACCCGTCGGAGATCCTGTCGGTGAAACTGAACCGATCCCGGCTAGTGGTATGCCTCGTGGACAGTATTTACATTCACAACATCCGTGATATGAGACTGCTACATTCCATCAAGAACATGGCGCCGAATCCGGCCGGTCTGTGTACGCTCTCGCTACTATCGCACCTCGCCTATCCGGTGTCGACCGAGTGCGGCGAGCTGCAAATCTTCGATGCGGCCAACCAGATGCGCCGACTGAAGCTGCGGGCACACGATTCACCGCTGTCGGCGCTGAACTTCTCCTACAACGGCGTACTGCTGGCGACCGCTTCGGAGAAGGGTACCGTCATTCGGGTGTTTTGCGTGAAGAATGGCCAGAAGGTGCACGAGTTCCGACGGGGTGTGAAGCGGCACGTTAGCATCGGTTCGCTTAACTTTAGCACCTGTGCGAGCTTTGTCGTCGCGAGCTCGAACACGGAAACCGTACATATCTTCCGGATCGATCCGAAAGCAATCGAGCAGGCGGAACGTCGCCAGAGCATTGCGGTGGATGTTGCCGCCGGTAATAATGCTAGCAGCTCGAGCGATGATGACGAATCGAATGGAAGCGATCCGTCGAGTacggctgctgctggtggtggtggatgggGCATGGGATTTCTGGCGAAAGCCGTCACGAGCTACCTACCGACGAATGTCGTGACGGATGTGTTTACGCAGGACCGTGCGTACGCTACGATACAGCTGGCGGAGGCTGGACTTCGGTACGAGTGTGTGATGGCTAAACTGGAGAAGGAGACGCGCTTACTGTTGGCGTGCGAGGACGGTTTTCTGTACATTTACAGCTTCGAGGATTCGAAGGGTGGCGAATGTAAGCTCATTCGTGCGCATGATCTTCGTACGCCATTGCACGGCATTACCG AggttgacatcgttggcaatgaaaacgatgaaaataCAAACAGCCTGAACGTGACGAACATGACGAAATCGATGCTGCCCGCACCGGGCACGTATGCGGGCGTTCTGAAGGGACGTCCGGCCGACCGGATGTCAG CAGACTCCGACTGGTGTCATGATCTGCGCGAAGCGGTAGAGTACCCCGTAAAGGTGACGGTGCCGATCTACGATGAGATGCAGTTCCCACCGGTCACGCCGATCACCGTCGAATGA
- the LOC126564621 gene encoding WD repeat domain phosphoinositide-interacting protein 2-like isoform X3, which translates to MSDISQKCFGKNGGFSISFNQDYTSLSVVSRTGYRLFSLASVDRVDEIFCSHDEDTKIAERLFSSSLVAVVTASEPNKLKVCHFKKGAEICNYGYPSEILSVKLNRSRLVVCLVDSIYIHNIRDMRLLHSIKNMAPNPAGLCTLSLLSHLAYPVSTECGELQIFDAANQMRRLKLRAHDSPLSALNFSYNGVLLATASEKGTVIRVFCVKNGQKVHEFRRGVKRHVSIGSLNFSTCASFVVASSNTETVHIFRIDPKAIEQAERRQSIAVDVAAGNNASSSSDDDESNGSDPSSTAAAGGGGWGMGFLAKAVTSYLPTNVVTDVFTQDRAYATIQLAEAGLRYECVMAKLEKETRLLLACEDGFLYIYSFEDSKGGECKLIRAHDLRTPLHGITADSDWCHDLREAVEYPVKVTVPIYDEMQFPPVTPITVE; encoded by the exons ATCGCTTTCCGTGGTATCCAGGACGGGATATCGATTGTTTTCGTTAGCATCTGTTGATCGTGTCGATGAAATCTTCTGCAGTCATGACGAGGATACAAAGATTGCCGAGCGGCTGTTTAGTAGCAGCCTCGTTGCGGTTGTTACCGCTAGTGAACCGAACAAGCTTAAG GTGTGTCACTTCAAGAAGGGGGCGGAAATCTGCAACTACGGCTACCCGTCGGAGATCCTGTCGGTGAAACTGAACCGATCCCGGCTAGTGGTATGCCTCGTGGACAGTATTTACATTCACAACATCCGTGATATGAGACTGCTACATTCCATCAAGAACATGGCGCCGAATCCGGCCGGTCTGTGTACGCTCTCGCTACTATCGCACCTCGCCTATCCGGTGTCGACCGAGTGCGGCGAGCTGCAAATCTTCGATGCGGCCAACCAGATGCGCCGACTGAAGCTGCGGGCACACGATTCACCGCTGTCGGCGCTGAACTTCTCCTACAACGGCGTACTGCTGGCGACCGCTTCGGAGAAGGGTACCGTCATTCGGGTGTTTTGCGTGAAGAATGGCCAGAAGGTGCACGAGTTCCGACGGGGTGTGAAGCGGCACGTTAGCATCGGTTCGCTTAACTTTAGCACCTGTGCGAGCTTTGTCGTCGCGAGCTCGAACACGGAAACCGTACATATCTTCCGGATCGATCCGAAAGCAATCGAGCAGGCGGAACGTCGCCAGAGCATTGCGGTGGATGTTGCCGCCGGTAATAATGCTAGCAGCTCGAGCGATGATGACGAATCGAATGGAAGCGATCCGTCGAGTacggctgctgctggtggtggtggatgggGCATGGGATTTCTGGCGAAAGCCGTCACGAGCTACCTACCGACGAATGTCGTGACGGATGTGTTTACGCAGGACCGTGCGTACGCTACGATACAGCTGGCGGAGGCTGGACTTCGGTACGAGTGTGTGATGGCTAAACTGGAGAAGGAGACGCGCTTACTGTTGGCGTGCGAGGACGGTTTTCTGTACATTTACAGCTTCGAGGATTCGAAGGGTGGCGAATGTAAGCTCATTCGTGCGCATGATCTTCGTACGCCATTGCACGGCATTACCG CAGACTCCGACTGGTGTCATGATCTGCGCGAAGCGGTAGAGTACCCCGTAAAGGTGACGGTGCCGATCTACGATGAGATGCAGTTCCCACCGGTCACGCCGATCACCGTCGAATGA